The Thermostichus vulcanus str. 'Rupite' sequence CAAATGAAACCCCGCTGGATTTGGCCCGTGGTAATCACTCCCGCCGGTCACCACCAAGTTGTGCTTCTGGGCCAGTTTCAACAGTTGCCGTTTCTGTCGCACACTGTGATCCGGGTGATAAACCTCTAGGCCCATCAACCCCGCTCCCAACAGGGCCGCAAACGTATTCTCTAGAGGATCTCCCCGAAACAGTCCCGGATGTGCCCACACCGGCACCGCTCCGCAGGAGCGCAACAGTTGGATCCCTTCCAGGGCACTGAACTTTTCGTAGGGAACAAAGGCTGGGCCATCGTCCCCCAAGAAACGCTCAAAGGCTTCGCAGGCATTGCGCACATGACCGGCTCTCACCAAAGCTTGTGCCAAATGGGGCCGACCCGGGGCAATCGGGGTGTTTGGCATTGGGATCGGGTAACCCAGTTCTGTGAGGCGCTGCACCATGGCCTCGGCGCGTCGGATCCGCCCTTGGCGACGCTTTTCTAGAGGTGGGGTGAGTTGCTCTCGCCGGGGATAAAACCCCAACAGGTGCAAAGACCGCCCCTGCCAAACGGTACTCAACTCCACTGCCGGGACAATCTCAACGGCCCAACGGGATCCTGCCTCAACCGCTTCATCCCAACCGGCCAGAGTGTCGTGATCGGAAATGGCTAGGGCTTTCACACCAGCACGAGCAGCTGCTTCCACCAATTGTGACGGACTCAGGGATCCATCCGAACAGGTGGTGTGGCAGTGCAGCTCCAGCATGGGCTTATTTTTTCTATTTTTTCTTTTTGGCGGATCCCTTTTTGGCCGGCTTACTCTCGGCAGCAGGAGCAGGAGTGGGTTCTTCTGCAGGAGTTGGAGGAGGAGCTGGGGGTGCGGCTGCTTCTTCCACCTGGGCAGGTTCTGCCGGTTTGAGGCCAGCTTGGGCAGCCACCTCAGCGGCAAAATCCACCTCTTCTTTTTCGATCCCTTCTCCTAGCACAAAGCGGACAAAGCGCCGCACCTGAATGTTTTCCCCCAGTTTGGCGATGTGCTGCTTCACCAGTTCTTCGACGGTGATGGAAGAATCTTTGATAAAAGGCTGATCCAACAAAGATAACTCTTTCAAACGCTTGTCGATGCGACCCTGCACGATCTTTTCCCGCACGTTCTCTGGTTTGCTAGCCAGGTCATCTTTGCCCATCTCGATGGCTTTTTCCCGCTCCACCACCTCCGCAGGAATCTGGTCAACACTGACGTATTCCACGTTTTGGCAAGCAGCGATTTGCTTAGCGATATCCTGCACCAATTTTTTGAAATCTTCCCCTCGGGCGACGAAATCCGTTTCGCAGTTCACCTCCACCAACACGCCAATCCGGTTGCCAAAGTGGATGTAGCTATCCACAACTCCCTCTGCCGCGACGCGACTGGCCTTTTTAGCAGCCCCTGCTAACCCCTTCTGCCGCAGCCAAGTGATGGCTTTTTCCATGTCGCCATCCGTTTCCACGAGGGCTTTTTTGCAATCCATCATGCCTGCGCCTGTCTTCTCGCGCAGTTCTTTGACCAATTTGGCATCAATACTCATGAGGGTTCCTCAAGTCTCACATCGTACAAACAAGGGGTGACA is a genomic window containing:
- a CDS encoding PHP domain-containing protein, whose product is MLELHCHTTCSDGSLSPSQLVEAAARAGVKALAISDHDTLAGWDEAVEAGSRWAVEIVPAVELSTVWQGRSLHLLGFYPRREQLTPPLEKRRQGRIRRAEAMVQRLTELGYPIPMPNTPIAPGRPHLAQALVRAGHVRNACEAFERFLGDDGPAFVPYEKFSALEGIQLLRSCGAVPVWAHPGLFRGDPLENTFAALLGAGLMGLEVYHPDHSVRQKRQLLKLAQKHNLVVTGGSDYHGPNPAGFHLNMMGLSLDLLDALKAAHAQVSA
- the tsf gene encoding translation elongation factor Ts; amino-acid sequence: MSIDAKLVKELREKTGAGMMDCKKALVETDGDMEKAITWLRQKGLAGAAKKASRVAAEGVVDSYIHFGNRIGVLVEVNCETDFVARGEDFKKLVQDIAKQIAACQNVEYVSVDQIPAEVVEREKAIEMGKDDLASKPENVREKIVQGRIDKRLKELSLLDQPFIKDSSITVEELVKQHIAKLGENIQVRRFVRFVLGEGIEKEEVDFAAEVAAQAGLKPAEPAQVEEAAAPPAPPPTPAEEPTPAPAAESKPAKKGSAKKKK